One window of Trichoderma breve strain T069 chromosome 3, whole genome shotgun sequence genomic DNA carries:
- a CDS encoding calcineurin-like phosphoesterase domain-containing protein has translation MADQHEVDLDSIIDRLLEVRGSRPGKQVQLLETEIRFLCTKAREIFISQPILLELEAPIKICGDIHGQYYDLLRLFEYGGFPPEANYLFLGDYVDRGKQSLETICLLLAYKIKYPENFFILRGNHECASINRIYGFYDECKRRYNIKLWKTFTDCFNCLPIAAIIDEKIFTMHGGLSPDLNSMEQIRRVMRPTDIPDCGLLCDLLWSDPDKDITGWSENDRGVSFTFGPDVVSRFLQKHDMDLICRAHQVVEDGYEFFSKRQLVTLFSAPNYCGEFDNAGAMMSVDESLLCSFQILKPAEKKQKFGRR, from the exons ATGGCTGACCAACACGAGGTCGATCTCGATTCTATAATTGACCGGCTGCTCGAGGTCCGAGGTAGCCGGCCTGGAAAGCAGgtccagcttctcgagaCTGAGATTCGCTTCCTCTGCACCAAGGCTCGCGAGATTTTCATTTCTCAGCCCATCCTCCTCGAGTTGGAGGCTCCCATCAAG ATTTGCGGTGATATTCACGGCCAATACTATGATCTTCTGCGTCTGTTTGAGTATGGCGGCTTCCCCCCTGAAGCCAACTACCTCTTCCTAGGTGACTACGTCGACCGTGGCAAGCAGTCTCTCGAGACCATctgccttctcctcgccTACAAGATCAAGTATCCCGAGAACTTCTTCATTCTCCGTGGCAACCACGAGTGCGCCTCCATCAACCGTATCTACGGCTTCTACGATGAGTGCAAGCGGCGCTACAACATTAAGCTTTGGAAGACATTTACCGATTGCTTCAACTGCTTACccattgccgccatcatTGACGAGAAGATCTTCACCATGCACGGAGGTCTCAGCCCCGATCTGAACTCGATGGAGCAGATTCGTCGCGTCATGCGCCCCACTGAT ATCCCCGATTGTGGACTGCTGTGTGATCTCCTGTGGTCCGATCCCGACAAGGACATTACCGGCTGGAGCGAAAACGACCGTGGTGTGTCATTCACCTTTGGTCCAGACGTGGTGTCTCGTTTCCTGCAGAAGCACGACATGGACCTCATCTGCCGTGCTCACCAGGTCGTCGAAGATGGCTACGAATTCTTCTCCAAGCGTCAACTCGTCACGCTGTTTAGTGCACCCAACTACTGTGGCGAGTTCGACAATGCAGGTGCCATGATGAGCGTGGACGAGAGTTTGCTCTGCTCATTCCAG ATTCTCAAGCCTGctgagaagaaacaaaagttCGGACGGCGTTAA